The Neoarius graeffei isolate fNeoGra1 chromosome 10, fNeoGra1.pri, whole genome shotgun sequence genome has a segment encoding these proteins:
- the unc45b gene encoding protein unc-45 homolog B — protein sequence MGEMGDPIQLKEEGNKHFQAGEIDKAIECYTKAIKVCKDKNVQAVIYRNRSACFLKKENYTSAASDASRAIDVDASDIKALYRRCQALENLGKLDMAFKDVQRCATLEPKNKTFLETLRRLGAQIQQKLKTTFSTDSRVQNMFDILLSDEADKDKKEKAANNLIVLAREDAGSERIFQNNGVALLMQLIETGNTEMILAAIRTLSGMCTGHRARATAIIHMVGIDKLCSIMALDNEEIAVATCNLFQAVYDSLSGADNRVYGKEEALVLDSNKDLKTILLKLLDMIVSKNVSGHGRDQALNLLSRNVPRKDKKDLDHSKALFTIDHGLKKILKVCGQVPDLPNQLPMTENTQLIASVLLNKLYDDLRCDPERDNYRDICDEYIKSKFDPNDMDKNIHAMNTLSGLMQGPYDVGNVLVGRQGVMEMMVALCGSEREVDQLVAIEALIHASTKMSRASFIITNGVSLLKDIYKKTKNEKIKIRALVGLCKLGSAGGDDYSMRQFAEGSTEKLAKQCRKWLCNPTLDVRSRKWAIEGLAYLTNDADVKDDFVEDEPAMRAMFELTKSKDKTILYAVACTLVNCTNSYDKKEIIPEMVQLAKFSKQHVPEQHPKDKKDFIERRVKKLLKAGVISALTVMVKADSSILTDQTKEMLARVFLALADDPRDRGTIVAQGGGKALIPLAIEGTDAGKIKASHALAKIAAVSNPEIAFPGERVYEVVRPLVSLLNTERDGIQNYESLVSLTNLAALNDKLRTKILKEKALPEIENYMFEEHEQIRQAATECMCNLVCCKEVQERYLEDGNDKLKLLVLLCGEDDEKLQVAAAGGLAMITAAEKKLCVKMTKVTEQWLEILQRLCIHDNPQIQHRGIVIIFNMLDADAELAKKLMETEILEILTYIAKMEDNPKKQGGIDAARVCLSKAMDLGLIKPFTQ from the exons ATGGGAGAGATGGGAGACCCAATCCAGCTGAAAGAGGAAGGCAACAAACACTTCCAAGCAGGAGAGATTGACAAAGCCATCGAGTGctacacaaaagccatcaaagtcTGCAAGGACAAAAATGTACAGGCTGTCATCTATAGAAACAGATCTGCCTGTTTCCTCAAGAAG GAAAATTATACCAGTGCTGCTTCGGATGCGTCCAGAG CCATAGATGTAGATGCCTCTGACATCAAAGCTCTCTACAGACGATGTCAAGCATTAGAGAATCTAGGGAAACTGGACATGGCCTTTAAGGATGTCCAGAGATGTGCAACACTGGAACCTAAAAACAAGACTTTTCTGGAGACTCTTAGAAGACTTGGAGCTCAGATCCAACAAaag CTGAAGACCACCTTTTCCACAGACTCCAGAGTGCAGAATATGTTTGAcatcttgctgagtgatgaagcaGATAAAGATAAGAAAGAAAAG GCGGCTAACAACCTAATTGTCCTGGCTCGAGAAGATGCTGGCTCGGAGAGAATCTTCCAGAACAATGGAGTGGCTCTGCTCATGCAGCTCATTGAGACTGGGAATACTGAGATGATCCTGGCTGCCATCCGGACATTGTCTGGAATGTGTACAGGCCACCGAGCGAGG GCCACTGCAATCATCCACATGGTAGGAATTGACAAGCTGTGTAGTATCATGGCCTTGGACAATGAGGAGATTGCTGTGGCAACCTGCAACCTGTTCCAGGCTGTCTATGACTCTCTGTCTGGGGCGGACAACAGGGTTTATGGCAAAGAGGAGGCGCTTGTGCTTG ACTCAAACAAGGACCTGAAGACTATTCTACTCAAACTGCTGGACATGATTGTCAGTAAGAACGTGTCAGGACATGGACGAGACCAGGCTCTTAACCTGCTGAGTAGAAACGTGCCCAGAAAGGACAAGAAAGATCTGGACCACTCCAAGGCCTTATTTACAATCGATCATG GCCTGAAGAAGATTCTGAAGGTGTGTGGTCAGGTGCCCGATTTGCCCAATCAGTTGCCTATGACTGAGAATACGCAGCTTATTGCCAGCGTGCTTCTTAACAAGCTCTATGATGACTTGCGATGCGATCCTGAAAGAGACAACTACAGAGACATCTGTGATGAATACATCAA GAGCAAATTTGATCCCAACGACATGGACAAAAACATCCATGCCATGAACACTTTGTCAGGCTTGATGCAGGGGCCCTATGATGTAGGAAACGTGCTTGTGGGTCGTCAGGGAGTAATGGAAATGATGGTCGCGCTGTGTGGTTCTGAGCGAGAGGTGGATCAGCTTGTGGCTATCGAAGCTCTCATTCACGCCTCCACCAAAATGAGCAGAGCTTCCTTCATCATCACTAATGGCGTATCTTTGCTTAAAGACATCTACAAAAAGACCAAAAATGAGAAGATCAAGATCAGAGCACTTGTG GGTTTGTGTAAACTGGGCTCAGCTGGAGGTGATGATTATAGCATGAGACAGTTCGCTGAGGGCTCCACTGAAAAACTGGCCAAGCAATGCAGAAA ATGGCTGTGCAACCCCACTCTTGATGTTCGCTCAAGAAAATGGGCGATTGAGGGTTTAGCGTACCTGACCAATGATGCTGATGTAAAAGATGACTTTGTTGAAGATGAGCCAGCCATGAGagccatgtttgagcttaccaaG TCCAAAGATAAAACCATCCTGTATGCTGTTGCCTGTACACTGGTGAACTGCACCAACAGCTATGACAAGAAAGAGATCATCCCTGAGATGGTGCAGTTGGCCAAATTCTCCAAGCAGCATGTCCCTGAGCAGCACCCAAAG GACAAAAAGGATTTCATTGAGAGGAGAGTGAAAAAGCTCTTGAAAGCTGGAGTGATATCAGCACTTACAGTCATGGTGAAAGCAGACAGTTCCATTTTGACTGACCAAACCAAGGAAATGCTTGCAAG GGTATTCCTTGCTTTAGCTGACGATCCAAGAGATCGTGGAACAATTGTTGCCCAAGGTGGTGGAAAG GCTCTTATTCCTTTGGCCATCGAGGGAACAGATGCAGGGAAAATAAAGGCCTCACATGCACTGGCTAAGATTGCAGCCGTCTCAAACCCTGAGATTGCCTTCCCTGGTGAGAGG GTATATGAAGTTGTGCGACCACTAGTGTCCTTGCTGAACACAGAAAGAGACGGTATTCAGAACTATGAGTCATTAGTGAGTCTCACTAATTTGGCTGCATTAAACGACAAGCTTCG AAcgaaaatcctgaaggagaaggCCCTTCCAGAGATTGAGAACTACATGTTTGAGGAGCATGAGCAAATCAGACAGGCTGCTACAGAGTGCATGTGCAATCTTGTTTGCTGTAAAGAG GTTCAGGAGAGGTATCTGGAGGATGGGAATGACAAGCTGAAGCTCCTCGTACTGCTTTGTGGTGAGGATGATGAAAAACTACAGGTAGCGGCAGCTGGTGGATTGGCTATGATCACTGCAGCCGAGAAGAAGCTGTGTGTCAAGATGACCAAAGTG ACTGAGCAGTGGCTTGAGATCCTCCAGAGGCTGTGCATCCATGACAATCCTCAAATCCAGCACCGAGGCATTGTGATCATCTTCAACATGCTGGACGCTGATGCAGAGTTGGCTAAGAAGCTAATGGAGACTGAGATACTAGAGATCCTTACCTACATCGCCAAGATGGAAGACAATCCAAAGAAACAGGGGGGAATCGATGCAGCACGTGTGTGCCTGTCCAAAGCCATGGATCTTGGACTTATCAAGCCGTTCACACAATAA